The stretch of DNA GATTATCCGTATGACTAACACCATACTTTTGCCTGGGAATTATAGTTTTGAGGACTTGATTTCAGAGGTGGACGACGGAATCTATATGGAGACAGTCTCCTCCTGGAGCATAGATGACAACCGGGAGAATTTCCAGATGGGATGCCAGATCGGCTGGGAGATAAAAAACGGGAAATTAGGTGAGATGATAAAAAACCCGACCTATTCGGGCAATACAGTTGAGTTCTGGAACTCCTGCGATGCTATCTGCAGTGAAAAATATTTCAAGGTCTGGGGCACACCCAATTGTGGTAAAGGACAGCCAGGGCAAAACGCAAGAACGGGCCAGGGAGCATCCCCTGCCAGGTTCAGGAATATGAAAGTAGGAAGCTGATCTTAATGATTTCAAAAGAAAAAACCTTAGAGATACTGGAAAAGGGTCTGAAATATTCGGATGCAGACCAGACTGAGCTTCTGCTTTTAGAGGAGGATTTTTACCTGACCCGGTTTGCAGAGAATATCATTCATCAGAATATGGGAAGAGCTGACCATACGGTAATGACAAGAGCAGTTTTAGGCAAAAAACTCGGCGTAGCAGTGACTAATAAGATAGATGATGAAGGAATCAAGAAAGTCGTAAAAAATGCCATCCAGATTGCAAAAAATCAAAAAGACGACCCGGATTTTGTCTTCTTACCAAAATCAGTTACTGCACCAGAGATAAAAGGTTTCTATAATGACACCCATAATTATTCTCCTGACCAGAGAGCTAAAGGTATCAAAATAGCTGTTGACAAGTCTCAAAAGAATAATCTAATCTCCGCAGGAGCTTTTCAAACTGAGACCGACGTTACAGCAGTGGCTAATTCTTTGGGAATAAGGCAATATTTTCAGGAGACCAAAGCAAATTTCTCCTTAACTGTGAGTAAAGATGAACAGTCTGGCTGGGCTCAAGGGTTTTCCAGAGAAGTAAAAGACATAAATACTGATAAGCTTAGCCAGATTGCAGTGGAGAAAGCTTTGCTATCTAGTAATCCTATAGAGCTTCCGCCTGGCGAGTATACGGTTATTTTAGAGGAAGCTGCGGTGGCATCTTTCCTTTTATTCCTGGCTTTCTTAGGTTTCGGTGGGAAAACCTTCTCCGAGGGTAGAAGTTTTATGAAAATAGGTGAGAAGATGACCGGGGATAATATCACCATAATCGAAGACCCTTATGACCCGGTGATGAAAAGTATGCCTTTTGATTATGAGGGAGTGACCAAGAAAAAAGTCGTCTTGATAGAAAATGGGGTCGGTAAAGGTGTGGTCTATAATTCCTATTATGCCAATAAAAATAAAACCGAGTCAACCGGGCATGCCTTACAGCCGAATAATACCTTTGGACCATACCCTAAGAATATGCTCATTTCACCTGGAAATTCAACTATGGATGAGATGATAGCCTCAACTGAAAAAGGAATCCTGATCACCCATTTCTGGTATATCAACTATATGAACCCGATGAAAACCCAGGTCACAGGCACAACCCGGGACGGGACTTTTTTGATAGAAAATGGTAAGATAAAATCGGCAGTTAAGAATATGCGCATTGGCCAGAGCATTTTGGAAGCTTTCTCAAACGTAGAGCTGATGACTAAGGAAAGAAAACTCTGCCCCCAGTACGGAGTTTTGATGTATGTTCCGGCGATAAAGATAAACAAGTTTAATTTCATCGGCGGGTAATAAACAAAGGTTAAAAGTTCAAGGGTTCAAGGGTAGAAAAAATGATTTCTTGGTTCTGTCAGGACCTCGGTCCTGACAGGTGTAGCGTCCTCACTCCTGTGAGGACGAGTATTCGTTGCCACAGAACGGCAACGCTATAATTAGGACAACGCAGACTAAAGTCTGCGGCTACCGAGTGTAAATGGAAGACAAAAAATGAACCGCAGAAAATTCATCAGGACTTTAGGGCTTTCAGGTTTAGGCTTATACTTGCTCCCTTTTTCCCTCAGAGGGGAGGAAAGGGCATTTTCCTCTGACGAGCCAGAATTCATTCCTGCTACCAACTGGCTTTACGGCTCTCCTCAAAAGGGGTGCTCCACCTCGACTTTAGCTGCCGAGTTTCACGGAAGAATCGAAAACGGCCTGGATGACTGGGCAAACTTCAGATTTATCTCCTGACCTATGGGCAGAACAATTTCAGAAGCCCTCAAGTCTACTACCGAGATTTTCTGGAAAAAGGATATCGAAAGCCCGCGAGTAGAAGCAGAGCTTCTCTTAGGTCACATCCTCAATTTAAAAAGAACACAGCTTTATCTGGATAGCCAGAGAGTTTTATCCTCTAAAGAAGAGGAGAGACTCAAACGTCTGATCGAAAAAAGGTTAAAAGGTAATCCCTTACAGTACGTCATTGGCGAAACAGAATTCTTCGGCTTGAAATTCAAAGTCGATTCCAGGGCTTTAATCCCCCGCCCGGAAACAGAAATTTTAGTCTCAATGGTTTTAGAATATTTCAAAAGAGAAAAAAGGGAATCTGATAACCTCAAGATCATCGATCTCGGCACAGGTGCCGGGAACATCGCAATCGCCTTAGCTTTCAATCTTAAAAATTGTTTTGTATATGCCACAGATATATCCTCAGATGCTCTCTCCCTTGCAATAGAGAATGCAAAAATTAATAAACTCGAAGACAGAATCGAATTTTTATGCGGAGACCTTTTTGCATCCTTGGAAGGTAAGAATCTGGAACAGAAGATTGATGCCGCGGTCTCCAACCCTCCTTATGTTCAAAAAGAAGAAAAAGAGATTCTGCCCAAAGAGGTCAGGGATTTTGAGCCGGGAGTAGCCCTGTTTGCTGAGGAAGGATTATATCAGCGAATAGCCGATCAATCTGCTTTAT from Candidatus Zixiibacteriota bacterium encodes:
- the prmC gene encoding peptide chain release factor N(5)-glutamine methyltransferase, encoding MGRTISEALKSTTEIFWKKDIESPRVEAELLLGHILNLKRTQLYLDSQRVLSSKEEERLKRLIEKRLKGNPLQYVIGETEFFGLKFKVDSRALIPRPETEILVSMVLEYFKREKRESDNLKIIDLGTGAGNIAIALAFNLKNCFVYATDISSDALSLAIENAKINKLEDRIEFLCGDLFASLEGKNLEQKIDAAVSNPPYVQKEEKEILPKEVRDFEPGVALFAEEGLYQRIADQSALFLKKGEGILALEIGYGQAQKVKNTIQAKSEFTSVEIIKDLAGIERVVMAIKR
- a CDS encoding metallopeptidase TldD-related protein, whose translation is IIRMTNTILLPGNYSFEDLISEVDDGIYMETVSSWSIDDNRENFQMGCQIGWEIKNGKLGEMIKNPTYSGNTVEFWNSCDAICSEKYFKVWGTPNCGKGQPGQNARTGQGASPARFRNMKVGS
- a CDS encoding TldD/PmbA family protein: MISKEKTLEILEKGLKYSDADQTELLLLEEDFYLTRFAENIIHQNMGRADHTVMTRAVLGKKLGVAVTNKIDDEGIKKVVKNAIQIAKNQKDDPDFVFLPKSVTAPEIKGFYNDTHNYSPDQRAKGIKIAVDKSQKNNLISAGAFQTETDVTAVANSLGIRQYFQETKANFSLTVSKDEQSGWAQGFSREVKDINTDKLSQIAVEKALLSSNPIELPPGEYTVILEEAAVASFLLFLAFLGFGGKTFSEGRSFMKIGEKMTGDNITIIEDPYDPVMKSMPFDYEGVTKKKVVLIENGVGKGVVYNSYYANKNKTESTGHALQPNNTFGPYPKNMLISPGNSTMDEMIASTEKGILITHFWYINYMNPMKTQVTGTTRDGTFLIENGKIKSAVKNMRIGQSILEAFSNVELMTKERKLCPQYGVLMYVPAIKINKFNFIGG